The following proteins come from a genomic window of Gimesia chilikensis:
- a CDS encoding NUDIX hydrolase, which translates to MSETDQTLIETRFLRLIKRGRWEFVQRANATGVVCLFPLTRDYRVILIEQFRPPVNSPVIEFPAGLAGDIAGQEDELLETAALRELEEETGYAAGRIISLGSTVSSAGLTDEAVHFFLALDLEQVAEGGGDESENITVHSVPFAEVEDWLKAAEARGCLLDARIYAGLYFLSKHVPTTS; encoded by the coding sequence ATGAGTGAGACCGACCAGACTTTGATCGAAACCCGTTTTTTGAGGTTGATCAAGCGGGGACGCTGGGAATTTGTGCAACGTGCCAATGCGACAGGAGTGGTCTGCCTGTTCCCGTTGACCCGGGATTACCGGGTGATTCTGATCGAACAGTTTCGTCCCCCCGTAAATTCGCCAGTGATTGAATTCCCGGCGGGACTGGCGGGTGACATCGCAGGTCAGGAGGACGAACTGCTGGAAACCGCGGCACTCCGGGAACTGGAAGAAGAGACCGGTTATGCAGCGGGGCGAATCATTTCACTCGGATCGACGGTCTCATCGGCCGGCTTGACCGACGAAGCGGTTCATTTTTTCCTGGCCCTCGATCTGGAGCAGGTCGCAGAGGGAGGCGGCGATGAATCGGAGAATATCACCGTGCATTCCGTGCCGTTTGCAGAAGTCGAAGACTGGCTTAAAGCGGCCGAAGCACGCGGCTGCCTGCTCGATGCCCGAATTTATGCAGGCCTGTATTTTCTCTCCAAACATGTGCCGACGACTTCCTGA
- a CDS encoding SMP-30/gluconolactonase/LRE family protein: MKQLALALLSVLFVQITLFAEESVIDTSSPLETIATEFELADGPAWDGRGTLYFPDVKAGKLYRYQPRTGKVQVFLNDAGRISASFYDHGKLYLSDNGNSQISVLEGKQKKRINGQPNDVKPPRRPNDLVVDQTGGIYYTLTGSGEVIWISPEGKQSVAIKEIKTPNGITLSPDGQTLYVAAYVPKEIWAYDVTKPGEVKNGRLFAKMDDGPDKGADGMTIDRAGNVYCAGAADIWIWNPEGKLLGKIHTPTRPINCTFGDQDMRSLYITGFGGLYRQRMNAYGCMPEPEVSANSGNRPSTVVPDSVTPHLNVVYGQAGPRKLLADIFVPQTGKGPFPAVVVVHGGGWLNGDKTKFRALAIALAERGYVTMAVGYRLGHEAKFPAGIQDCNAAVRFLRAEAAKYHVNPQQIGAVGGSAGGHLVGLMAAAPHVKALQGDAGYADRSSQLQAAIVMAGPMMMASGSVAERSRKDPKKSNSNQWLGKTIDEAPELYELSDAYLHLSRQTPPLLFMTGEFDNPERNAPSREKLKTAGVPTGIKVYPKGKHGCWNQLPWFNDMVADMDQFFQQHLQQ, translated from the coding sequence ATGAAACAGCTCGCCCTTGCCCTGCTCTCTGTACTTTTCGTGCAGATCACGCTCTTTGCTGAAGAATCTGTCATCGATACGTCGTCCCCGCTGGAGACGATTGCGACCGAATTCGAACTCGCCGATGGTCCCGCCTGGGATGGACGCGGCACACTGTACTTCCCTGATGTTAAAGCAGGCAAGTTGTATCGCTATCAGCCCCGCACCGGTAAAGTCCAGGTCTTCCTGAACGACGCCGGCCGGATCAGCGCCAGCTTTTATGATCATGGCAAGCTTTACCTCTCAGATAACGGCAACAGCCAGATCTCAGTTCTGGAAGGCAAACAGAAGAAACGCATCAATGGACAGCCGAATGATGTCAAGCCGCCCCGTCGCCCGAACGATCTGGTCGTGGATCAGACCGGTGGCATCTACTACACACTCACCGGCTCGGGTGAAGTCATCTGGATTTCACCGGAAGGCAAACAGTCGGTCGCCATTAAGGAAATCAAAACGCCCAACGGAATCACCCTTTCCCCCGATGGTCAGACACTCTATGTCGCTGCATACGTCCCCAAAGAGATCTGGGCTTACGATGTAACGAAGCCGGGCGAAGTCAAAAACGGACGCCTGTTTGCCAAAATGGATGATGGCCCCGACAAAGGTGCCGACGGGATGACCATCGACCGCGCCGGAAACGTCTACTGTGCCGGTGCTGCCGACATCTGGATCTGGAATCCTGAAGGTAAACTGCTGGGAAAAATCCATACGCCCACCCGCCCCATCAACTGCACTTTCGGCGATCAGGACATGCGGTCGCTCTATATCACCGGCTTTGGTGGACTCTATCGTCAGCGCATGAACGCCTATGGCTGCATGCCCGAACCGGAAGTTTCAGCCAATAGCGGTAACCGCCCCTCCACGGTCGTACCGGATTCAGTCACGCCACACCTGAATGTGGTCTACGGTCAGGCCGGACCGCGGAAGCTGCTCGCAGATATTTTTGTGCCCCAGACCGGTAAAGGTCCTTTTCCCGCAGTCGTTGTCGTACACGGGGGTGGCTGGCTCAACGGAGATAAAACCAAGTTCCGGGCCCTGGCGATCGCCCTGGCTGAACGGGGTTATGTCACGATGGCCGTGGGTTATCGACTGGGACATGAAGCAAAGTTCCCCGCTGGAATTCAGGACTGTAACGCTGCCGTCCGTTTTCTCAGAGCGGAAGCAGCTAAGTACCACGTCAATCCTCAGCAGATCGGTGCCGTCGGCGGTTCCGCAGGCGGACATCTGGTCGGGCTGATGGCAGCGGCACCGCACGTCAAAGCGCTCCAGGGCGATGCCGGCTATGCTGACCGGTCTTCTCAATTACAGGCCGCCATCGTGATGGCAGGGCCGATGATGATGGCCTCCGGTTCGGTCGCCGAACGTTCGCGCAAGGACCCAAAGAAATCCAATTCTAATCAGTGGCTGGGCAAAACGATTGATGAAGCGCCTGAGCTTTACGAACTCAGCGATGCCTACCTGCATCTTTCCCGGCAGACACCACCACTGCTGTTTATGACCGGGGAGTTTGACAACCCCGAGCGCAACGCTCCCTCACGGGAAAAGCTCAAAACAGCCGGGGTACCGACGGGCATTAAGGTCTACCCCAAGGGTAAGCACGGCTGCTGGAACCAGCTTCCCTGGTTCAATGACATGGTCGCCGATATGGACCAGTTCTTCCAGCAGCATCTGCAGCAGTAA
- a CDS encoding uracil-DNA glycosylase: MSKTKWNQLNRNITNCDLCDRLRTHCLKIAAEKRKAFLDWDYWGKPVPNFGDSQAELLIVGLAPAAHGANRTGRMFTGDRSGDWLYRALHKAGFATQPEAVSSDDGLELINCAITATCHCAPPANKPTREEIENCHPWLEQTVDMLPVKVFLALGQIGWKAVLDFKKRQDRLPGKRPAFGHGAAYQFPDGHWLVGSYHPSQQNTFTGRLTEPMFDDVFELVKSKLKD, from the coding sequence ATGTCGAAAACCAAGTGGAACCAGTTAAACCGGAACATCACCAATTGCGACCTCTGCGATCGCCTGCGGACCCATTGTCTGAAAATCGCGGCTGAAAAACGGAAAGCTTTTCTCGACTGGGACTACTGGGGCAAACCGGTCCCTAATTTTGGTGATTCACAGGCCGAACTGCTGATTGTCGGCCTGGCCCCCGCAGCCCATGGTGCCAACCGGACCGGCCGCATGTTTACCGGCGATCGCAGTGGGGACTGGCTGTACCGCGCCCTGCATAAAGCAGGCTTTGCGACGCAGCCCGAAGCGGTCAGCAGTGATGACGGACTGGAACTGATCAACTGCGCGATCACCGCCACCTGCCACTGTGCGCCGCCCGCGAATAAACCGACGCGCGAAGAGATTGAAAACTGTCACCCCTGGCTGGAACAGACGGTCGACATGCTTCCCGTCAAAGTCTTTCTCGCTCTGGGACAGATCGGCTGGAAAGCGGTCCTCGACTTCAAAAAACGCCAGGACAGGCTGCCGGGCAAACGACCTGCATTCGGGCACGGAGCCGCGTATCAGTTTCCCGATGGTCACTGGCTCGTCGGCAGTTATCATCCCAGCCAGCAGAATACGTTTACCGGCCGTCTGACAGAGCCGATGTTCGACGACGTATTTGAACTGGTCAAATCAAAACTGAAAGACTGA
- a CDS encoding formyltransferase family protein, whose product MQVTITAVGPDNRGLADPIVHYVTGVGANIHEIQMYDHDSERLFAMLLRIDWPVDVEPIAVLRERIMQIGAQKGLTLRVWARDEHDRPPRIAICTTYRSEPAAAVLDAIKSGVIQAEPAVIIGNRDRCQSLAAEHGLDFHNIGDERGNPDYDQMVSLFDSYEVDYVLLARYMRVLPPGICWSFAGGRIINLHHGLLPSYPGFQPYEDAFSHHMLTFGATIHFIIPELDAGNQIIHQNAFTVAPGTSLKEIKRIGETEHEPECLVEGVRRVVDREVELHFHRVVGMACKD is encoded by the coding sequence ATGCAAGTTACTATCACAGCCGTCGGGCCGGACAATCGCGGATTAGCAGATCCCATCGTGCACTATGTGACCGGTGTGGGGGCCAATATTCATGAAATCCAGATGTATGACCATGATTCAGAACGTCTGTTTGCCATGCTGCTGCGTATCGACTGGCCCGTTGATGTGGAGCCGATCGCGGTGCTTCGGGAACGGATCATGCAGATCGGTGCGCAGAAGGGGCTGACCTTACGCGTCTGGGCGCGGGACGAGCACGATCGTCCTCCCCGAATCGCGATCTGTACGACTTATCGCAGTGAACCTGCTGCAGCGGTTCTGGATGCGATCAAGTCCGGCGTCATCCAGGCAGAGCCGGCGGTGATCATCGGCAACCGGGATCGTTGCCAGTCGCTGGCGGCTGAGCATGGACTGGACTTTCATAACATCGGCGACGAGCGGGGGAACCCGGACTACGATCAGATGGTGTCGCTGTTCGATTCATACGAAGTTGATTACGTGCTCCTGGCCCGGTACATGCGAGTGCTGCCCCCCGGGATCTGCTGGAGTTTCGCCGGCGGCCGCATCATCAATCTGCACCATGGTCTGCTGCCGTCCTATCCCGGTTTCCAGCCTTATGAAGATGCATTCAGCCATCACATGCTGACCTTCGGGGCCACGATTCACTTCATCATTCCGGAACTGGATGCGGGCAATCAGATCATTCATCAGAACGCGTTTACGGTGGCACCGGGAACTTCGCTGAAAGAGATCAAGCGGATCGGGGAGACCGAACATGAGCCCGAGTGCCTGGTCGAAGGAGTTCGCCGGGTCGTGGATCGCGAGGTGGAACTGCACTTCCATCGCGTTGTAGGGATGGCATGCAAAGACTGA
- a CDS encoding Flp family type IVb pilin — MMKALWKDEQGFVISAELVLVMTIAVLAMIVGLSEVAVAVNTELNDISNAIGSLNQSYVYSGFSSFDAASEKEKSYYLGSRFSDSTDDCDLNTTCDLVATSLIGSEGSSRE, encoded by the coding sequence ATAATGAAAGCGTTATGGAAGGACGAACAAGGATTCGTAATTTCTGCGGAACTGGTACTGGTGATGACCATCGCCGTGCTGGCCATGATCGTCGGACTCAGTGAAGTCGCTGTCGCGGTCAACACAGAACTGAATGACATCTCCAATGCCATCGGGTCACTGAACCAGAGCTATGTCTACTCTGGATTCAGCAGTTTCGATGCTGCTTCTGAGAAGGAGAAAAGTTACTACCTGGGCTCCCGCTTCAGTGATTCCACGGATGACTGTGACCTGAACACGACTTGTGATCTGGTTGCGACAAGTCTCATCGGCTCTGAAGGTAGTAGCCGGGAATAG
- a CDS encoding Flp family type IVb pilin, whose product MLRALWKDERGFVISAELVLVLTIAVLAMIVGLSEVAVAVNTELNDVSNAIGALNQSYAYTGYAATATCDGKHKNYVAGSLFNDNADDCDLNTTCDLVTGTNAVTASESVTP is encoded by the coding sequence ATGTTGCGGGCCTTATGGAAAGATGAGCGTGGATTTGTCATCTCAGCGGAACTGGTACTCGTGCTGACCATCGCTGTCCTGGCAATGATTGTGGGATTGAGTGAAGTCGCGGTCGCGGTCAACACGGAACTCAACGATGTTTCCAATGCGATTGGCGCTCTGAATCAGAGTTATGCTTATACCGGTTATGCGGCGACTGCCACTTGTGACGGTAAACACAAAAACTATGTTGCAGGCTCCCTGTTCAATGACAATGCAGATGACTGCGACTTGAATACGACCTGTGATCTGGTGACCGGCACCAATGCAGTGACGGCTTCCGAAAGCGTCACACCCTGA
- a CDS encoding NTP transferase domain-containing protein, with protein sequence MTPRRLFAVIPAAGHSRRMGTHKLLLSLGGKTVIQRLIHGLATPWITRTVIVARGGDEALAAHLAGENVELVQPEVDPPDMKASVQAGLQWIETHYAPTEEDSWLLIPADHPVLKRTLIERLCEVWSQSDARILIPSFEGKKGHPAFFRWSVAQEVFQLGAAQGINALWKEGSAAPVLWECDDPEILIDLDTPADLEAVRARYASDFE encoded by the coding sequence ATGACACCACGCAGACTGTTTGCGGTCATTCCTGCCGCAGGACACAGCCGGCGGATGGGTACGCATAAGCTGCTGCTTTCCCTGGGCGGAAAGACGGTCATTCAGCGGCTGATCCACGGTTTGGCGACTCCCTGGATCACCCGCACGGTCATCGTGGCCCGCGGTGGAGATGAGGCGTTGGCGGCGCACCTTGCAGGAGAGAATGTGGAACTGGTGCAACCGGAGGTCGATCCGCCTGATATGAAAGCCAGTGTGCAGGCGGGACTGCAGTGGATTGAAACGCACTATGCACCCACCGAAGAGGACAGCTGGCTGCTCATTCCCGCCGACCATCCGGTGCTTAAACGGACGCTGATTGAGCGGCTGTGCGAAGTCTGGTCGCAGAGTGATGCGCGGATTCTGATTCCTTCCTTTGAAGGGAAGAAAGGGCACCCCGCATTTTTTCGCTGGTCGGTCGCGCAAGAGGTCTTTCAACTGGGAGCCGCGCAGGGAATCAATGCACTCTGGAAAGAGGGGAGTGCCGCGCCGGTGCTCTGGGAATGCGACGATCCGGAGATATTAATTGACCTGGATACCCCCGCCGATCTGGAAGCGGTTCGCGCGCGTTATGCGTCCGATTTTGAATGA
- the surE gene encoding 5'/3'-nucleotidase SurE yields the protein MQILLTNDDGIHAPGLRSLRAALTQLGDVEVVAPLAEQSGVGLSITYLHPLMIHQEFEGEKHWGWAVAGSPADCVKLGILEFCSQKPDLIVSGINSGSNVGINVLYSGTVAGAIEGAFAGIPSIAVSAASSFSNDVKPDYDRWAEQSIPIIRQLMAQQETSADRLWNINFPETRPEWPCGVKWTSLGVKRHFDVMEKRIDPRGRPYFWSGLDPIINHQLEAGTDIKELSEGYVTVTPLKYDITDHERLNSSDNTPGQNFDLPPT from the coding sequence GTGCAAATCCTGTTAACCAATGACGATGGTATTCATGCCCCGGGTCTGCGGAGCCTGAGAGCCGCACTCACACAACTGGGAGACGTGGAAGTCGTCGCCCCCCTCGCTGAACAGAGTGGCGTCGGCTTGAGCATCACTTATCTGCACCCCTTGATGATACATCAGGAATTCGAGGGAGAAAAGCATTGGGGCTGGGCAGTCGCCGGCAGTCCCGCGGACTGCGTCAAACTCGGCATACTCGAGTTCTGCTCACAAAAACCAGATCTGATCGTCAGCGGCATCAACTCCGGTTCGAATGTCGGCATCAATGTACTTTACTCCGGGACGGTCGCGGGCGCCATCGAAGGTGCCTTCGCAGGGATCCCCTCGATTGCCGTCTCCGCTGCAAGCAGCTTCTCGAATGATGTCAAACCGGATTACGATCGCTGGGCCGAACAGAGCATCCCCATCATCCGTCAGTTAATGGCGCAGCAGGAGACATCCGCTGACCGTCTATGGAACATCAACTTTCCCGAAACCAGACCCGAATGGCCCTGCGGCGTCAAATGGACCTCCCTGGGCGTCAAACGCCACTTTGATGTGATGGAAAAACGCATCGATCCCCGCGGGCGTCCCTACTTCTGGAGTGGCCTTGATCCCATTATCAACCACCAGCTCGAAGCAGGTACCGATATTAAAGAGCTCTCGGAAGGTTATGTGACGGTGACGCCGCTCAAATATGATATTACCGACCATGAACGGCTTAACAGTTCCGATAATACACCGGGACAGAATTTCGATCTTCCCCCCACTTAA